The Nocardia vinacea genome contains the following window.
CGACCGCCACCACCGCCGCGATCGCGATCGGCGCCGCGCTGATCAGTGCGGTCACCGTGATCGATGGCGCGGCCACGGCGAGCACCACCAGCGCGATGACCAGCACACCGCCCGCCTTGGTCATGGCCGCAGCGACACCGCTGCCGCGAGACCTGATCCGGGTCGGGTAGACCTCCGCGCCATAGGCGACGATGACCGCGACGACCGAGCTCGAACCCCAGATCGGCACCACGAGAAGGGCATACAGCAGCGTGGTGTTGTCGGCGATGTGGTCGCCGAGGATTACGAAACCGCCGAGCGCGATGGCGAGCAGCGTGCTGAGCGTGATCAGCGTCCATTTGGTCGAGCGGTGGTAGCAGTAGGCGACCAGGAAGTTCAGCGGAAAACCGATCAGCGCGGAGTCACGCAGGATCTTGTCGGCGGTGACGCCGGTGAATCCGAGGCTGCGCAGATTCGTCGGCAGCCAAAGCTGGAAGCCGTAGGTGACCAGTCCGACCCCGAGTCCCAAAAGCGCCAGCACGATGGTCATTCCGGCGAAGGGACGGCGCAGCAGCTGACCGAACCCGCCCTGCAGATCATCCTCGGCAGCGGTTTGCGGCTGCTCGACCTCGATGACCTCGGCATTGTATGTGCGCAGCACCTCTTCGGCCTCGCGGTGCCTGCCGATGGCCATCAGGAACCGCGGCGACTCCGGGATCCAGCGGACCAGCAGCACCAGCAACAGTCCGGTGGGCAAGCCGATCAGCCACATGCTGCGCCAGCCGTAGGTCTCGCCGATCGTCGAGGACAGCCAGCTGGTGATGACGTAGGCCCCCGCGATATCGCCGCCGATCAGCACCAGCAGCCAACCGCGGTGGCGCGCCGGGATGGTCTCCGAGAGCAGCGTGAAGGCGATCGGTAGCATCCCGCCCGCGCTCAGGCCCATGATGAAGCACATCGCGACATTCAGCTCGAAGCTCGGCATGGCGCCGCAGATCGCGGTTCCCACGAAGAAGATTCCGGCCAGCAGGATCGCCGCCTTGCGGCCGATGCGGTCACCGAGCCAACCCCACAGGAACGACCCCAGCACCGTGCCGGTGATACCGGACAGCGGCAGCAGCGCCACCGGTAGCGCGTCCAGATGCGGGCTCGCCGGGGTGCGCAGGTGGTACTCGGCGCCGACACCCGGAACGACGAAGGCCAGGGTCGTCGGCTTCATCACGTCGATGGTGATCGCGGCGGCCATGATCAGCAGCAGCACCACGTGCACGCGATTGAGCGGCGCGTCGTCGAGTGCCCGCACCCGCAGCCCGGCAACCGTGTCGTGCACCGCGCGCTGCGGGAACAGGCCGTAAGTGGTGACGCCCAAACCGATCACGATCAGGATCATCCCCGTGATCATGGCGCCGTCCATGGGCATGCCCGCCAACCGATAGCCCATGTCGC
Protein-coding sequences here:
- a CDS encoding MFS transporter produces the protein MHVNAVDIAPRPEGPVNRRRTGAFWFGLVLTVLGTALHLPMYLMARDMGYRLAGMPMDGAMITGMILIVIGLGVTTYGLFPQRAVHDTVAGLRVRALDDAPLNRVHVVLLLIMAAAITIDVMKPTTLAFVVPGVGAEYHLRTPASPHLDALPVALLPLSGITGTVLGSFLWGWLGDRIGRKAAILLAGIFFVGTAICGAMPSFELNVAMCFIMGLSAGGMLPIAFTLLSETIPARHRGWLLVLIGGDIAGAYVITSWLSSTIGETYGWRSMWLIGLPTGLLLVLLVRWIPESPRFLMAIGRHREAEEVLRTYNAEVIEVEQPQTAAEDDLQGGFGQLLRRPFAGMTIVLALLGLGVGLVTYGFQLWLPTNLRSLGFTGVTADKILRDSALIGFPLNFLVAYCYHRSTKWTLITLSTLLAIALGGFVILGDHIADNTTLLYALLVVPIWGSSSVVAVIVAYGAEVYPTRIRSRGSGVAAAMTKAGGVLVIALVVLAVAAPSITVTALISAAPIAIAAVVAVGFIVETRRKPLEEITAEELGVAAA